Part of the Flavobacteriales bacterium genome, CTAGATACATCTAGTGTTGTCATCTCTTCAATAGTTAAGATCAAGAATATTGATAATGGAATGGAGATGTCCTATTCAATAGTTACTGAAAATGAGGCTAATTTTGCTGAAGGCAAAATTTCTATTGATTCGCCAATTGGGAAAGGATTGGTAGGGAAAAAACCAGGTGAAATAGCCAAAATAATGGTACCGTCAGGTGCTGAAATGAAATTTGAAATACTAGATATCTCGTTCTAGTATGTCTACAATATTTTCAAAAATAATTGCAAAAGAGATTCCAAGTTACTTTATAGCTGAAACGACAAGTTGTTTTGCGTTTCATGATATAATGCCGTTGGCTGTTGGGCATGTATTGGTAGTTCCTAAGTTAGAGGTTGATTATATATTTGATCTTGATGACGATTTGCTTTCTGAATTAAACGTTTTTGCAAAGAAAGTAGCTAAGGCTATTGAAAAGGCAGTTCCGTGTGAGAGAGTTGGTATTGCCGTTATTGGCTTAGAAGTGCCTCATGCACACATTCATCTAATTCCGTTAAATAGTGTTGAGGATATTAATTTTTCACGACCTAGACTTAAATTGTCCTCAGAAGAGCTGGAGGATATTTCTAGGAAAATAAAAAGGAAGCTAGGAAATTAGACTTTCCTATTTGGGTTGTTTTGAATAAAAGATTTCCACCCACTATAGTTGGATCCCGTTGATTGTTTGTCTCCTTGGAAATGATGACAAACTGCTGCAGCCAGCCCATCGGTGGCGTCAAGATCTGTAGGTAGGGTTTTTATCCCACAGAGAGTTTGAAGCATTTTGGCAACTTGTTCCTTAGATGCATTTCCGTTTCCTGTTATCGATTGTTTGATTTTTTTCGGTGCATATTCGGTAATAGGAACATTCCGGTAAAGCGCTGCTGCCATGGATACACCCTGAGCTCGTCCAAGTTTTAACATAGATTGAACATTCTTGCCGTAAAAAGGAGCTTCAATGGCTAAGCTATCAGGATTGAATTCATCAATTAGCCCAAGCGTCCTTTCAAATATTCGCTTTAACTTTAAAGCATGGTTATCTAATTTGTTTAGTTTGATAATACCTATACTGATTAATTCAATTTTATTTTTATCCACGCTAATAAGACCGTAACCTGTTATGCTCGTGCCTGGGTCAATTCCTAGAATAATTCGATTTGTTGACATATGTTAAGATCGATTGATTGAAAGTTATGAATTTATTAGCAAGGACCGTGACGCTTTTCGGTTAAATTAGTACTTATGGATTTGGTTATTATATTGTATTCAATATTATTTTTAATCGTCTTTCTTTATGCTATTCAGATTTGCCAATATCTGGTTGCATGGATGAAATTGGGTTCTTTCTCTAAAGTGGAAGTTTCGGAAGAAATAAAAGTTACCGTTATTATTCCTGTGCGAAACGAGGAGCGTTTCATTAGCGAATGTCTTCTTTCGCTTTCAAATCAAGTTTTCTCAGGAGATCGTTACCAGATTATTGTATGTGATGATGATTCGACTGATAATACAATGCATATGGTCAATCAGTTTATATTAGAGTGTGGTAATAAGAATATTGAGATGCTCGTTAATAATATCGATAAATATGGGAATGGAAAGAAAGGCGCAATATCAACAGCGGTTGAATTTGCCTCAGGTGAATTAATTGTTACAATAGATGCAGATTGCAGAGTAGGTGTTAACTGGCTGCAGAACATTGCTTCCTATTTCCAGCAAAGTAAATGTTGTTTTATTGTGTCACCAGTGAATTACTCGCCAACAGGTTCAATATTTGAAAAAATGCAGGGCCTGGAATTTCTAAGTTTAATAGGTATTTCTGGTGGCTCTATTGCTGTTGGAAAGCCGGTTTTATGTAATGGTGCTAATTTGGCATTTTCAAAGAAGGTTTTTAATGAGGTTAATGGATTTAAGGGCAATTTGGAAATTGCCTCTGGTGATGATGTATTTCTAATGATGAAAATTAAAAAGTTGTACCCGGGGTCGATTGGATTTTTAAAATCTCAAGATGCAATTGTATATACAAGACCGGTTCCAAACTTGACTTTATTTATCAGACAACGAATTAGATGGGCGTCTAAAACATTACAGTATTCAGATACTGATGTAAGCATGGTTTCCTTGATTACCTACTTTGCAAATCTTTCATTCTTAGTATCCGTATTTCTTTTGTTTTTTTCGGATACATTTGTGTATTGGTCCATTGGTATCATCGGGATGAAGTTATTGGCTGATTTTGTTTTTCTGTTTTTTGTAACTTCTTTTTTTGGAAGACGAAATTTATTGATTTACTTCCCTTTGGAAGAGGCATTTTATGCACTATATGTTGTTTTAATAGGTGCTTTTAGTCAGTTCGCAGGAACTAAATGGAAAGATAGGATTGTCAATTAAAAATGGTTTAAATACAATATGGAAGAAAAGTCGGTTTCATCAAGGTCATTAAGCTACCATACCTGGAAACGATTAGTGGGTAATTAT contains:
- the greA gene encoding transcription elongation factor GreA, translating into MMAVSYYSKQGLENLKNDLHLKKTVDRPFISKQIADARDKGDLSENAEYHAAKEDQALLELKISKLEELMANARLIDESKLDTSSVVISSIVKIKNIDNGMEMSYSIVTENEANFAEGKISIDSPIGKGLVGKKPGEIAKIMVPSGAEMKFEILDISF
- a CDS encoding HIT family protein — protein: MSTIFSKIIAKEIPSYFIAETTSCFAFHDIMPLAVGHVLVVPKLEVDYIFDLDDDLLSELNVFAKKVAKAIEKAVPCERVGIAVIGLEVPHAHIHLIPLNSVEDINFSRPRLKLSSEELEDISRKIKRKLGN
- the ruvC gene encoding crossover junction endodeoxyribonuclease RuvC, which produces MSTNRIILGIDPGTSITGYGLISVDKNKIELISIGIIKLNKLDNHALKLKRIFERTLGLIDEFNPDSLAIEAPFYGKNVQSMLKLGRAQGVSMAAALYRNVPITEYAPKKIKQSITGNGNASKEQVAKMLQTLCGIKTLPTDLDATDGLAAAVCHHFQGDKQSTGSNYSGWKSFIQNNPNRKV
- a CDS encoding glycosyltransferase encodes the protein MDLVIILYSILFLIVFLYAIQICQYLVAWMKLGSFSKVEVSEEIKVTVIIPVRNEERFISECLLSLSNQVFSGDRYQIIVCDDDSTDNTMHMVNQFILECGNKNIEMLVNNIDKYGNGKKGAISTAVEFASGELIVTIDADCRVGVNWLQNIASYFQQSKCCFIVSPVNYSPTGSIFEKMQGLEFLSLIGISGGSIAVGKPVLCNGANLAFSKKVFNEVNGFKGNLEIASGDDVFLMMKIKKLYPGSIGFLKSQDAIVYTRPVPNLTLFIRQRIRWASKTLQYSDTDVSMVSLITYFANLSFLVSVFLLFFSDTFVYWSIGIIGMKLLADFVFLFFVTSFFGRRNLLIYFPLEEAFYALYVVLIGAFSQFAGTKWKDRIVN